A genome region from Panthera leo isolate Ple1 chromosome A2, P.leo_Ple1_pat1.1, whole genome shotgun sequence includes the following:
- the LOC122210360 gene encoding LOW QUALITY PROTEIN: putative protein C3P1 (The sequence of the model RefSeq protein was modified relative to this genomic sequence to represent the inferred CDS: inserted 2 bases in 1 codon) gives MGQTRGRDAAPHLPPAADEDDDFGDIFMEDQPVRTLFPESWLWKKFTLPKSKSGLSYNSTLVTVPDSITTWQFVAVSLKAGQGLCVSDPSELTVMKSFLVDLKLPSSVVRDEQVQIQAVLYNFRSRQVKHISVRLETGKVDVEARVVGYGVEDHVKKTLLVKVCGWGHVGSWGHTRMEGGAESQDFLNKVPNTEAEMFVSVQGYTQMLTHRSADGTYHTSEGNPGGPWLTSYVFRVFALLYSTMTTRXSLCATDNWIITQRQAEDGHFLGKGPVIVVPTAPLPGLLQ, from the exons ATGGGACAGACACGTGGGAGAGACGCTGCCCCACATCTACCCCCCGCAGCCGATGAAGACGACGACTTTGGTGACATCTTCATGGAGGACCAGCCTGTCCGGACCTTGTTCCCTGAGAGTTGGCTCTGGAAGAAGTTTACACTGCCAAAAAGTAAGTCAGG CCTCTCTTACAACAGCACCCTTGTGACTGTGCCAGATTCCATCACCACGTGGCAGTTTGTGGCTGTCAGCCTCAAGGCTGGACAAG GTCTCTGCGTCTCAGAtccctctgagctgacagttATGAAATCGTTCTTGGTGGATCTCAAGTTGCCCTCCTCCGTGGTCAGGGATGAGCAGGTCCAGATCCAAGCCGTGCTGTACAATTTCAGGAGCCGCCAGGTCAAG cacaTCAGTGTCAGGCTTGAGACTGGCAAAGTGGACGTGGAGGCCAGGGTTGTGGGCTATGGGGTCGAGGACCACGTGAAGAAGACACTCCTGGTCAAG GTTTGTGGGTGGGGGCATGTGGGATCCTGGGGCCACaccaggatggagggaggggctgaaagTCAGGACTTTTTGAACAAGGTGCCCAATACAGAGGCAGAAATGTTTGTCAGCGTCCAAG GTTACACCCAGATGCTGACCCACCGGAGTGCAGACGGCACCTACCACACCAGCGAGGGAAACCCGGGAGGCCCCTG GCTCACGAGCTACGTGTTCCGGGTCTTTGCCCTGCTCTACTCCACCATGACAACCCG GTCTCTCTGTGCCACTGACAACTGGATCATCACCCAGAGGCAGGCGGAAGATGGGCACTTCTTGGGGAAGGGCCCTGTAATCGTGGTGCCCACTGCCCCCCTGCCTGGGCTGCTCCAATAA